The genomic stretch ttgtttaaaaTTAGTAGGCTACATTTCTTAACAAGCCAATCAGGATGGATGGATGGGCAAAACAGAcctatattttctcttttttagaattaaaaagttataTTTTTTACTGGGACATTAAGCACCGGGCCGTCGGGCCGTGCCTGAGCCGTGCCACGGGCCACGgtggcggcccaggcacggcccggTAGTTgtcgggccgtgccgtgctcgGGCCGGGCCAAAATGCCGTGCCAACGGGCCACGGGCTACATGGCCAACTATAAGCGCGCGCGACCGATCCGGCGAACATTGGCCAGTTGCTTTGCTCAGGCCGGGGCGCCGGGCGGGATTCCATCTGAGAGCGCTGGACCGCGCGCTCCAGGACAGACAGCGTATGCTGCAGTCGTGCAGGCTGGACGCTATGGGCAGCCCCGAGCTACGCTTGTGTGGTCTGTCATCCCATGCcaggttcatgttgatcacccaTTGCGTAAGAGCATGCACATTGGTCCAGACAACAGCTGTTTATAACCAGACAAAAGACTTCATCATATtagccacaaacaaacaaaatacCACATTCATCCGAGAAAGAATGCAATTATGAGTTGCAAATAATATTCACATTTATCACTCCAAATCAATTGATTATGAAAATACAATATAATATTATTTATTagatataaaaatattaataatttttaatttataattgatcaaactaataatatactaaaacatCATACTGTGCTAGAATTATATTCTTTTCTAGACGGAGGGGGTACGTGTTATTGTATAAATTTCTAGAAGTAATCTAAGTAATACTCCTTTCATTTCAATTATAAATTGTTCTGGTCTTTTAGTAATAAAAACTATGTACTCCCTATATAGACAGTGTTATTTATATGCATAACAAAAAATTATGGGTTAGTGTAGTCGCTGGCAGCTTCTTCGGAGTAGATTCTATGATCCAAGTGCCAAAACGTTTAAAATACAGCTATATTTTGGTGGAATGTCGTCGAGAATCACTTCTCCATTACActatgagctgagagtaaaaaaTCCACTCTCCAAATCTCCCTATTCAATCACCACTAGAATCACTTTAGAATTAATTCTCACACGTCCCCAACTTATTCGTCGACCAGAATCACTCCATCGAAGAGTTAATATAAAAGTAAAGCTCAAAATTTTGGAAGGGATGTTTTGCCAAACCTatatctagaaaagctaaaaacaactttataatttggaacggagagagtaacatttaactTGAATGACATGCGCTAATAGATAACACCTTTACAATGAAAAACTTCTTGTATCAAGCTTCTGAGACCGTTTAATTAATTAGACAATGTCTTTCTCAATGTCCTCATCTCTCCCTTTCATATTATGCAAAATCATGCATGACACTTATCCTTGACGGTCGATGTCACCTCATTTAACACGCGCTAATCCACGAGTGAGGTGTTCTTTTGTAGCCCTTGTGCCTTGGACTCCCAGGTAAACTTGGCTAGGATTAGCAGGTACTGTAATCACTGTACTTACCCAAGGGGAACAGTAGCGCTGTAACTAAGGGCAAACTTGTTTCATCAAAACTAAGGGCAAACTTGCGTGCTCGTCTTGTGTCGCCTTCACTCCCAAGTCCCAAACTCCAAGCCGAACACGGCACTTTATCGTGGTCGTGGCAGTCTCTGCGCATCCGATGTACTCTACTCCAATCCAAGCAATGGCAAAGCAAACCCAGCCAGGAACAAGAAAACTCAGAAATGAGGAATTCGAATAATAGTAGATCCCAGTAGTAAATCCTCCGCCCCCTcccctgctggctgctgcaccTGTTCCTCTCCCTCGTTCCGCCGTCCAATTCCAAACCCCATCGCGCACATCGCCGGTCAAAGCAAAACACTGAAACCTCGATTCCAAATCGAACCCCGAGTCCGGACTCCGGAGGCTTCGTTTCAAATGCGCGAGGCGCGTACTGCCGCCGCACGCCACCGATGACCCTCGACGCGACggaagccggcggcggcggggacctCTTCGCCGCTAACCTCAAGGGCTCGCTCCTCGCCATCGCCTCCTCGGCGTTCATCGGCGTTAGCTTCATCGTCAAGAAGAAGGGCCTCCGACGCGCGGGTGCCGCCGGCGCCCGAGCAGGTACCTGCTCCTCTCCCAGCCCTCGCTTCCCGAAGCTGCTGCTGTCTTGTTAGTGCTGCTCGTCGCGACTCTAGGTCTTTCTGGTTCTTGGTTGCTAATTCGAACCCTACATGCCGCGAAATGTGACAAAGGCCGTCCATTTATGCCCATTCCAGTCGATTTCATGTAACAGACGACGTAACCTTCCCTGATTTGTCCAAAATTTCAGGTGTCGGAGGGTATGGCTATCTCTTGGAGCCACTCTGGTGGGTCGGGATGGTCACCAGTAAGCATCAACGATCCCCTTGGCCTCCTTTATTCTTAATTATTATGCTAGAATTGTGCTgaaattttattaaaaaaaaatggaattTTATAGTGCTTGTTGGAGAGATTGCAAATTTCATTGCTTACATGTTTGCGCCGGCAGTCCTCGTCACACCGCTGGGCGCACTCAGCATTATTGTGAGGTATATATAGTGGCAGATGCCTCAGGTGGTTTGTTCTGAATGTGTCTTTCTATGTTTCTGATGAGTTTTGTTATGTGCAGTGCTGTTCTAGCTCATTTCACACTGAACGAGAAGTTGCATCGGGTGGGTGTGCTGGGCTGTGGTCTCTGCATTGTTGGGTCAACGATGATCATTCTACATGCCCCCCAGGAGAGGACTCCTAGTTCCGTGGAACAGATTTGGAACCTGGCAACACAGCCTTGTAAGTTTCTATGTCTTGTTGCTGTAGCTTAGCTAGTTGCCATCACAGTGGACTTATGTTTTGATATTGTCCTGTAATTTTGGCAGCCTTCCTTTGCTATGCTGCCATTGCAGTGGGGGTGTCCCTGTTCCTCATGCTATACTGTGCTCCACGCTATGGACAGACAAACATAATTGTTTATGTTGGGATTTGTTCAGTTGTTGGATCCCTGACGGTAGAAACATGCCTTATTTTCTTCCTATCTTGACATCTGTGTCGTAATATGAATTTTGTTTGATGTTGTGGTATTATCAGGTAATGAGCATAAAGGCTGTGGGCATTGCCATTAAGCTAACAATCGAAGGAATAAATCAGGCCGGCTATTTCCAGACGTGGGTGTTTGCAGTGGTTTCCACAACATGTATAGTTATTCAATTAGTTTACCTGAATAAGGTGCAGTTCTTGTCTCATCAGTTACATGAAAAGGAACCTGTTTCAGTTCAATTTTTCACAAAAGGGTGCATGCAGAACAGATATATAAACTATGCCATTTAAAAACCGTGCCTTAGGTTTCATAAAAGGAAATTGTCTCAGAGGTGCCATATTCACATCCACATTGGCTAATCTTTTAGCAGTGCCACTGGAGTGATTGTACAGTATGCAGCTTCAATTAGTGATATTTGAGTACTTAAGTCCAATGTGTGTGTAGTTAAAGATGTTTACTGATGTTACTTTTTAACTAGGAAGTATGAACTGATATTACTATATGTGTTAAATTCAGGCACTGGATACTTTCAATACAGCAGTTGTCTCTCCCATCTACTATGCCATGTTCACGACCCTCACCATCTTAGCAAGTGCCATAATGTTTAAGGTGAGAATAGTTTTCACGACCTTTAGTATACACAAAACATCAGTAGCGCTGTGTTAATTTGGTAGTGAACCTTTTCTGGTGACCATACAGGATTGGTCTGGGCAGAGAGCAAGCAACATTGCCTCTGAGATTTGTGGATTTCTTACGGTTCTTGCTGGCACTGTTGTGCTACATTCTACTAGAGAACCTGATCAAACTGTATCAGCAGGTAGATCTTTGTTCAGTTTGGTACAACCTGGTAGAGCAAGTATATTCTCCAAATTATTCTCATTATCTTTTCTGTTTATTACCGCAGACCTGTATGCACCACTCCCGCCAAAAATATACTGGCATATCCAAGGGAACGGCGATGTTGGGAAGCAAAGAGAAGATGACCCCCTTACATGCGAATTCATCACTGTTGTGCGGCAAGACTACTTTGTGTAGGGATCATCCTGGATGCTTGGTGTTACATGTGTTCTTTCTGAGACCCTCTGCTGCAGTTGTAGACAGAATCTGGTGTGCACCCATGAACACCAGGTCGAagcaattccaaatttttgtagAAATTGTGACCAGCACACAGTTTCTGAGCCAGTGTCCACAATAACACCTAGCATTCTAGCCTGACAATGCCTTGTAAGATATTGTAGGAAGTGTTTTCTGCCCCCATCCGAGTGTAAATTATGTAGGTTTTCTTTCTATTGCTGTATCCTATCATGTGTTTTTTGAAGTTAAGCCTTTTTGGGTCCCAGAAGTGTATTATATTTGTGCAGTCCGTTGGTGTGTTAGAGGTCTGTATTTGTGCTTCTGCATTGTATGTAAAACCCGTAGCTCAGCGAGGTTTTGAAATCAAGCAAATCAAGCTAGCTGCTTGCCTTGATCATGTTTATTGTAAAATCTTTGAAGCACAACTCCATCCGATTTCTTATCCTCTCCCCCATCCCTAAAAAGTAGAAATATAGGAGATAGAAGTGTATAAAAATTAGAAAGATAGGAGAGGGGTGATCCAGCATATCTCCTATCCCATTCCCATCCCGCTGCTCGCCTAGTAGCTTGTGTGCGCGCTCCCCCACCATCTAGCTGAAAACATCGTTTGCCAAACGGTCTTTTATCTCGTTTGAACACAGTTTAAATGTTGCATAGTGGTACAACATTCTTGTTTAATCGCTTATTTATAACCGTTTAAATGAATTAGCAACGCTGGCTAAAAATGGCTTCGGCTTCATCATTTTCAGCTTATTTTTGGCT from Sorghum bicolor cultivar BTx623 chromosome 3, Sorghum_bicolor_NCBIv3, whole genome shotgun sequence encodes the following:
- the LOC8060996 gene encoding probable magnesium transporter NIPA6 — its product is MTLDATEAGGGGDLFAANLKGSLLAIASSAFIGVSFIVKKKGLRRAGAAGARAGVGGYGYLLEPLWWVGMVTMLVGEIANFIAYMFAPAVLVTPLGALSIIVSAVLAHFTLNEKLHRVGVLGCGLCIVGSTMIILHAPQERTPSSVEQIWNLATQPSFLCYAAIAVGVSLFLMLYCAPRYGQTNIIVYVGICSVVGSLTVMSIKAVGIAIKLTIEGINQAGYFQTWVFAVVSTTCIVIQLVYLNKALDTFNTAVVSPIYYAMFTTLTILASAIMFKDWSGQRASNIASEICGFLTVLAGTVVLHSTREPDQTVSADLYAPLPPKIYWHIQGNGDVGKQREDDPLTCEFITVVRQDYFV